TTTAGAAACAATGAAATTGTAATTAAATTCAAAGTTGATTTAGTTCAAGCTTTTTTTGAAATGCGAAATCAATTGCAAAATCTACCAGTGCAAAAAGAAAAAGTTGAAAAACTCACTCCACAAAAAAGTTTAGAAATTGTTGAAACTGGAATCCAAATTTTGACAAAATTCCGTGAATTAAATCCAATCGAGCAAATCGAACTTGATACTTTTCACAAAAACGAAACTTCTGAATCTCTGCTTGAAAAACTTGGCAAAAATTTTGAAAACTCATATTTTTTACCGACGGAACTCGGAAAAATGACGGGACAAAGTGGTGCAGAAATCAACTTGATTTTAGAGAAAAAAGGATTGCAATTTCGAGATGAAAATGGAGTTTGGACACCGACCTCATCGGGAAAAGAGTTCTGCTTAGAAATTGGAAATCAATTCAATCAACTCAAATGGAGAATTTCCACAATTCTTTAATTCTCAAATTTGTCGGAACTTCTCCGACAAAAAATCAATTTTTCTCAAATTAAATCACGACGATTTTTTAAAACAGTATAGATTGTAAGTGAAAGAAGCGAAATAAGGAGTGGATAGAAATAGAGATAAGTTTTTAACTCAAAATCTTCGCTTTTGATTTCCCGTTTTTCAAGTCTATCAATTTCAGCATAGATTGTTTGTAACTCATTTCCATCTCTTGCCATGAAAAATTTTCCACCTGTTTGAATTGCGATGTCGTTTAAATCAAGTGGATTGATTTCTCCTTGTCGCCCAATTCCAATTGTGTAAATTTTAATTCCACGACCTTTTGCCAGTTCGATAGCTTTATCCCGTGGCAAAACTCCCGCCGTGTTCATTCCATCTGTAACAACAATTGCGATATTTGAGCTATTCTCTTCACTTTTCAAAAGATTTACACTTTGACCAATTGCATCGTAAAGGGCTGTCATTTTTCCTGCCATTCCAATTTGCAAGTTTCCTAACATTGTGTCTAAAATCTTTTTGTCATAAGTGAGTGGTGCGGAAATAAAAGCATACTCTCCAAAAACAACAAGACCCAAATTATCTCTCTCTCTCTTTTGAATAAAATCTGAGACAACAGTTTTAACAACATCGAAACGATTTACACGACGGTTGCTATTTAGGAATCCAATTGCTTTCATAGATTCGCTTGTGTCGATAACAAGAGCAATATTTAAGCCCTCTTTTGGATCAACTGTTTCGATATATTTTTGATACGGAGATGAGATTGCCAAAAGCAGAGAGACAATTGTAATCCACTTAAGATATTTAAGATAATTTACAGATTTTAAACCAACTCCATGAAAAAATGAGACTCGTGGAAAAAGTATCGATGAGGTTCTAGGTTTGCAAAAATATGAGCAGAATATGAAGACAAAAAGGAGAATAAAAACTTCTGGATACTGAAAATGCAAATTACTCACTCTCAACAACCTCTAAAAATATATTGAATTTGTAAATAACCTCATCGCTAAAACTGGAGACCTCTTTTTTGTATTTATACTCTTCTAAAAGAGATGTAAGTTCAAAGTAGATTCTCAATTCACGATCACTTGTTGCAATTTCTCTACCAAGTTTTGTAATCAAATAAGCACTCTCTTTGCTCTTTTTTAAATCAAGAGTTTGTAATATTTTTATATTTACTTCTCTCTTATTTTCCTCTTTTTTGAAAAAACGATAAAAATAGAAAATTGCAAAAGAGATCAGTAATAAAATCGCCCCCACAATTCCTAGAAAAATGTAAAATGAGTATGTTTCAATCGAAACTATCGGCTCAATTCCATTTGGTAAATCTCCAACCAAAAGTGAAAACCTCCAAATATTTTTTTCCAAAATTGTAACATTTTGAGATGTCTCTCTCTGAATAATTAAACAAAACAGCTCAATTGAAAATTAAATTTCCAAATTTTAAACCGACAAATGCAAAAAGAATAGTTCCAAAAAGGTTTAAACTCATATTCAAAAAAGCTCCGAAAAAATTTCCTCCTTGTAAAAGCAATAAATTTTCGTATGCAAAAGTTGAAAAAGTTGTTAATGCCCCGAGAAATCCAGTTGAGAGAAATGTTTTTATTTCTGGTGAAATCTCAAAATTGTGAAAAATTGCAAAGAAAAATCCAATTAGGAGACTTCCAAGCAAATTTACTGAAAGTGTTCCGACTGGAATTGAGAGCAGATGAAAATTTTGGTTCGCGACTCCGTTTAAAATTAGTCGTAAGTTTGCACCAAAAAATCCACCAAATCCGACTGCTAAAATTGTTTGAATTGACAAAAGAAACCCCTTTATTTTCACATCAAGTCTAAAATTCTATGAGAATTTGACGGATTATAAAAAATTGGTTACAATTCTGCCAATCTTTTCAGACCTATGCAATGATTTTGTAGGACACCGTGTCAGGATGGGAACATAGCAGCACATCTTACTTTTTCATGTGCCGTAGGTATCTGGAGAGAGGTCTCTCCCATGATACAATTCAGTAAAAATTTTTGGAAATTAAATGAAACATTTAGTAAAAATTTATGATGAAAACTACGAAATGTTGGAAAGATTTATATCCAGCACACTTTTACGAATAAGCAAAAAAAAGAAAATCGAAAATATTGATATTGAGAATATTTATAAGCTATTTCCAAGTTTAGAACTTGTTTATATGACGGATCACTCTTTTATTCAAACAACTCCAAATATTGAGAGAGGCGGAGTCAAGAAACCTGAACATGTTGGAGTCAAAAGAGATTATCTGCTTTACAATTTTGGAAAAAAAGTTGAAGATAAAATCGATATTACATGTGTAGGTGAAATTATAATTAAAGATCCTTACATTAGTGCAAATTCTGGAAATGTCTGTATCACTGTAATCCAGAAAGTTGATGAAGGATACATTCTTTTTGATTTTAAATTACAGAGACTTCTTGAGAGATTTCACCTTTACCAAGAACACAAAATATTTGAGAGAGTTACACGATCTTTTTATGCTTTAATTTCGGTTGCACTTTTATTAGTTTCAGTTTTTCTTGCAGGTTATGGAACTTTTACTTTTTTAGATTATGGAACTAATTCACCTGATTTAGAAGGGATGTTTAAACTCGTTGTTGCTTTAACTTTGAGTCTCGCAATTTTTGATTTGGGAAAAACTATTTTTGAACAAGAAGTTATTTCAAATGATGTTCATAGTGATACTTTTAAGCCAAAAACTCTTATGAACTTTACAGTTTCAATAATTATTGCCCTGATGATTGAGTCGCTTTTGATTGTTTTTAAAATCTCAATTACCGAGTATC
Above is a window of Thiovulum sp. ES DNA encoding:
- a CDS encoding Mg-chelatase subunit ChlD (PFAM: von Willebrand factor type A domain), which gives rise to MSNLHFQYPEVFILLFVFIFCSYFCKPRTSSILFPRVSFFHGVGLKSVNYLKYLKWITIVSLLLAISSPYQKYIETVDPKEGLNIALVIDTSESMKAIGFLNSNRRVNRFDVVKTVVSDFIQKRERDNLGLVVFGEYAFISAPLTYDKKILDTMLGNLQIGMAGKMTALYDAIGQSVNLLKSEENSSNIAIVVTDGMNTAGVLPRDKAIELAKGRGIKIYTIGIGRQGEINPLDLNDIAIQTGGKFFMARDGNELQTIYAEIDRLEKREIKSEDFELKTYLYFYPLLISLLSLTIYTVLKNRRDLI
- a CDS encoding Phage regulatory protein Rha (Phage_pRha) (PFAM: Phage regulatory protein Rha (Phage_pRha)); protein product: MKNLDWNNMQKKSNIKILEISGEPRISHRVIADNTQNQQKNVAELVQKYMEKLELFGMVPFETEAIKNSKNKVNEQKTYFLNEPQTTLLLTFFRNNEIVIKFKVDLVQAFFEMRNQLQNLPVQKEKVEKLTPQKSLEIVETGIQILTKFRELNPIEQIELDTFHKNETSESLLEKLGKNFENSYFLPTELGKMTGQSGAEINLILEKKGLQFRDENGVWTPTSSGKEFCLEIGNQFNQLKWRISTIL
- a CDS encoding crcB protein (PFAM: CrcB-like protein~TIGRFAM: protein CrcB) → MSIQTILAVGFGGFFGANLRLILNGVANQNFHLLSIPVGTLSVNLLGSLLIGFFFAIFHNFEISPEIKTFLSTGFLGALTTFSTFAYENLLLLQGGNFFGAFLNMSLNLFGTILFAFVGLKFGNLIFN